From Lawsonia intracellularis PHE/MN1-00, the proteins below share one genomic window:
- a CDS encoding DUF935 domain-containing protein has translation MKLFQFIKNKKNKPETVSGMLQTTTSDTAQSLLTLEQWGNISFGLTPGRLRSILQAADEGNITEQHQLFSDMEDRCEHLAAEISKRKRAILTLDWEIVPARKDNPTAIKIADAIREQFNSIYSIEDLLLDMADAIGHGFSAIEIEWEYDGHIHIPKAFHHRPQSWFQMLPQNKNVLRLRNKDPEGDPLWPLGWVIRTHRSRSGWLPRAGLFRVVAWAYLVRSYALEASINYVQIHGLPFRIGKYHIGSSSSDKRALLRALQTLGKDAAGIIPSGMEIIFQSPTNTSHDLPGQLVTRCELGMSKAILGGTLTTQADGQTSTNALGKVHNEVRRDLMVTDALQISSTISKQLIMPMAALNCKVEDTTLLPSFRFDTRAAVEVGIYADALPKLSPIMDISAQWAHDKLKIPKALSKDDILGSHIR, from the coding sequence TTATTCCAATTCATTAAAAATAAAAAAAATAAACCTGAAACTGTATCAGGTATGCTTCAAACAACAACATCAGACACTGCACAATCTTTATTAACCTTAGAACAGTGGGGAAATATTTCTTTTGGTCTGACCCCTGGCCGCCTTAGATCTATCCTTCAAGCTGCAGATGAAGGAAATATCACTGAACAGCATCAACTCTTTTCTGACATGGAAGATCGCTGTGAACACCTTGCTGCTGAAATATCCAAAAGAAAACGAGCTATACTAACATTAGATTGGGAAATAGTTCCTGCAAGAAAAGATAATCCTACTGCTATAAAAATAGCAGATGCTATAAGAGAACAGTTTAATAGTATTTACTCCATAGAAGATTTACTACTAGATATGGCAGATGCTATAGGTCATGGTTTCAGTGCAATAGAAATTGAATGGGAATATGACGGTCATATCCACATCCCAAAAGCATTTCATCATCGACCTCAATCCTGGTTCCAAATGTTACCACAAAATAAAAATGTCTTACGGTTAAGAAATAAAGATCCTGAAGGAGATCCTCTTTGGCCACTGGGCTGGGTTATTCGTACTCATCGATCTAGATCTGGATGGCTACCAAGAGCTGGACTCTTTCGCGTAGTAGCATGGGCATATTTAGTACGCTCTTATGCTCTTGAAGCCAGTATCAACTATGTTCAAATACATGGATTACCATTTAGAATTGGGAAATACCATATTGGAAGTAGTAGTTCAGACAAAAGAGCTCTTCTAAGGGCACTTCAAACACTTGGGAAAGATGCTGCTGGGATTATACCTTCTGGCATGGAAATCATTTTCCAATCCCCTACAAATACATCCCATGATCTTCCTGGGCAACTTGTCACACGTTGTGAACTAGGAATGAGTAAAGCTATCCTTGGAGGAACATTAACAACTCAGGCTGATGGACAAACAAGTACAAATGCCCTTGGGAAAGTTCATAATGAAGTCAGAAGAGACTTAATGGTTACAGATGCATTACAAATTTCTTCAACTATCTCAAAACAATTAATTATGCCAATGGCTGCTCTAAACTGCAAAGTAGAAGATACAACTCTACTACCATCATTTAGATTTGATACACGTGCAGCTGTAGAAGTAGGTATTTATGCAGATGCACTTCCAAAACTTTCACCAATTATGGATATTTCCGCTCAGTGGGCACATGATAAATTAAAAATACCAAAAGCTTTATCTAAAGATGATATTTTAGGAAGCCATATAAGATAA
- the potA gene encoding spermidine/putrescine ABC transporter ATP-binding protein PotA, which yields MTGKGCIIELKNVSKIFEDTCALDNINLQIANGEFLTLLGPSGCGKTTILRIISGFETPDVGEILIAGVNVSGFPPERRQVNTVFQHYALFPHMTVRDNVAFGLRMQKCPREKVNELVFEALRMVHLENFADRRPSQLSGGQQQRVAIARAVVNKPLLLLLDEPFSALDHKLRQIMQLEIKHLQRKLGITFVFVTHDQEEAFAMSDRVVVMNQGRIEQIGTPQCIYEEPVNLFVARFVGEINNLAGTILSCNDEGIYEAAIANEVFPLRTPHRFSPGEAVNVLLRPEDIRIYLLDEEVLKVPHLRGRIEETVYKGATVDIIIALDVGGTLRVAEFFNEDDAEISYNEGERVAVTWVDGWEVVLPHEMA from the coding sequence ATGACCGGGAAAGGTTGTATCATTGAACTAAAAAACGTCAGCAAAATATTTGAAGATACCTGTGCCCTTGATAATATTAATCTACAGATTGCAAATGGTGAATTTTTAACTTTACTTGGTCCTTCTGGGTGTGGAAAGACTACTATCTTACGTATTATTTCTGGGTTTGAAACCCCAGATGTTGGAGAAATATTAATTGCAGGGGTTAATGTAAGTGGCTTCCCTCCGGAACGAAGACAAGTGAATACAGTCTTTCAGCATTATGCATTATTTCCTCATATGACTGTTCGTGATAATGTAGCATTTGGTTTGCGTATGCAAAAATGTCCTCGTGAAAAAGTGAATGAGTTGGTTTTTGAAGCATTACGAATGGTCCATCTTGAAAATTTTGCTGATAGACGCCCTTCTCAACTTTCTGGAGGACAACAACAACGAGTAGCTATTGCAAGAGCTGTAGTAAATAAACCATTACTTCTTTTACTAGATGAACCTTTTAGTGCTCTTGATCATAAGTTACGACAGATTATGCAGCTTGAAATTAAACATTTGCAACGTAAACTGGGCATTACTTTTGTTTTTGTAACACATGATCAAGAAGAAGCATTTGCTATGTCAGATAGGGTAGTTGTTATGAATCAAGGTAGGATAGAGCAAATTGGTACTCCACAATGTATTTATGAAGAGCCAGTTAATTTGTTTGTAGCTCGGTTTGTGGGAGAGATTAATAATTTGGCGGGAACTATTCTTTCTTGTAATGATGAGGGAATATATGAAGCTGCAATTGCAAATGAAGTTTTTCCATTAAGAACACCACATCGTTTTTCTCCAGGAGAAGCTGTGAATGTATTGTTACGCCCAGAAGATATACGGATATACTTATTAGATGAAGAAGTTTTGAAAGTCCCTCACCTTAGAGGTCGTATTGAAGAAACAGTATATAAAGGCGCAACAGTAGATATTATTATTGCATTAGACGTTGGTGGGACTTTACGTGTTGCTGAATTTTTTAATGAAGATGATGCAGAAATTAGCTATAATGAAGGAGAAAGAGTAGCTGTAACTTGGGTTGATGGTTGGGAAGTGGTATTGCCACATGAAATGGCTTAA
- the rpmB gene encoding 50S ribosomal protein L28 gives MAKQCEICGKKPLVGNYVSHSNIKTKRVFNPNLQHMRNQFPDGRIKTITICTRCIRSGHVTKPSIHKGS, from the coding sequence ATGGCAAAACAGTGTGAAATATGTGGGAAAAAACCCCTTGTTGGTAATTATGTAAGCCACTCAAATATTAAAACTAAAAGAGTTTTCAATCCCAATCTTCAACATATGCGTAATCAATTTCCTGATGGAAGAATAAAAACTATTACTATATGTACACGTTGTATCCGCTCTGGCCATGTGACCAAACCTTCTATCCACAAAGGCTCATAA
- a CDS encoding penicillin-binding protein activator: protein MKIKLLQKICIILFLINYSLISGCSSTKIVVPEGNSSDLLEKTQDIKSIEDQDRNISAQAEEAWKNNNMLEAQRLYRIVVTQSNLTAFERNSAWERLIKSSIANNHFHIALEFLTQWKLSDPTANMQPVWQDSWGIAVLKSSRVQAISHAQQVWEDASLPIPLRGIAGGVLMILSPKENKTLIASKLSELYKHSDHANCMMLEQRLFTLLSNSSSEELLALEFLTGPERDFMYPWSIIILDVLRREWPSKTNRTAELLGKINYPGVFSDSSLLASAIHVAEPKSLLVDHTNILFSPGCYALVLPMSGPYSSIGWNIAKGANAAQEELISAGVDVEVVIINSEAVGWLEKLEQLPQKCIIVGGPLQAEIYAAIREKNILSNKIFFTFLPSIGEGDEGITAWRFFSSPEDQILALLRFSHELDITMCGVLYPEDGYGRKMTELFVKLAEQSGISVMTTGYNPHDTSSWSKLLANVTKTRMIGKVPVPSTPFQAVFLPDSWKNIEVLLPYLFFQGEDRLVLMGTNLWEQGLSHGEKNFIRNMDLAVFPGSWNKSTPNATAAMLIERFTMDNQEEPDFWVGLGYDFIRFSSALNIHEVNWQASQVNKSIEKAQQMDWSIAPIYWENGKAQQKLFLFYPTSSGGKLLNTNLFKKRLDAIKKRHLKRVSAAEREVSK from the coding sequence ATGAAAATAAAGCTACTTCAAAAAATTTGTATCATATTATTCCTTATTAACTATAGTCTAATATCAGGATGTTCTTCAACTAAAATAGTAGTCCCAGAAGGTAATAGTTCTGATTTGTTAGAAAAAACACAGGATATAAAAAGTATAGAGGATCAGGATAGGAACATTTCTGCTCAGGCAGAAGAAGCTTGGAAGAATAACAATATGCTTGAGGCGCAAAGACTTTACAGGATTGTTGTGACACAGTCTAACTTAACAGCTTTTGAACGTAACTCCGCATGGGAAAGGTTAATCAAGTCATCAATTGCTAATAATCATTTCCATATAGCACTAGAATTTTTAACTCAATGGAAGCTTAGTGATCCAACAGCTAATATGCAACCAGTTTGGCAAGATTCATGGGGAATAGCTGTACTAAAATCTTCACGTGTACAAGCAATATCTCATGCACAACAGGTCTGGGAAGATGCTTCTTTACCTATTCCATTACGGGGAATAGCTGGAGGAGTATTGATGATTTTAAGCCCAAAAGAAAATAAAACATTGATAGCAAGTAAACTATCAGAGCTTTATAAGCACTCAGATCATGCAAATTGTATGATGCTAGAACAAAGATTATTTACGTTGCTTAGTAATAGTTCTAGTGAGGAATTGTTAGCACTTGAATTTCTTACAGGGCCTGAGAGAGATTTTATGTATCCTTGGTCAATTATTATTCTTGATGTATTACGTCGAGAGTGGCCTAGTAAAACTAATCGTACTGCAGAGTTGCTGGGGAAAATTAATTACCCAGGCGTATTTTCAGACTCTTCGTTGCTTGCTTCAGCTATTCATGTAGCTGAGCCTAAATCGTTGTTAGTTGATCATACTAATATATTATTTTCACCAGGTTGTTATGCGTTAGTACTTCCAATGAGTGGACCATATAGTTCTATTGGTTGGAATATTGCTAAAGGAGCTAATGCTGCCCAAGAGGAACTTATAAGCGCAGGGGTTGATGTTGAAGTTGTTATTATAAATTCTGAAGCAGTAGGTTGGTTAGAAAAACTAGAACAGTTACCACAGAAGTGTATTATTGTTGGTGGTCCATTACAGGCAGAGATATATGCAGCCATAAGAGAAAAGAATATCCTTTCAAATAAGATATTTTTTACATTTTTGCCTTCAATTGGAGAAGGTGATGAAGGTATAACTGCTTGGCGTTTTTTTTCAAGCCCAGAAGATCAAATTTTAGCTCTTCTTCGTTTTAGTCATGAACTTGATATTACCATGTGTGGAGTATTATATCCCGAAGATGGATATGGTAGAAAAATGACAGAATTATTTGTTAAATTAGCTGAGCAAAGTGGAATATCTGTTATGACAACTGGATACAATCCACATGACACATCTAGTTGGTCAAAATTATTAGCAAACGTTACAAAAACAAGAATGATAGGGAAAGTTCCTGTACCATCTACTCCTTTTCAAGCTGTTTTTCTTCCAGATAGCTGGAAAAATATTGAAGTATTATTGCCATATCTTTTTTTCCAAGGGGAAGATAGGCTTGTTTTAATGGGGACAAACTTGTGGGAGCAAGGTCTTTCTCATGGAGAAAAAAATTTTATAAGGAATATGGATCTTGCTGTATTCCCAGGAAGTTGGAATAAGTCTACACCTAATGCCACAGCTGCCATGCTAATAGAACGATTTACAATGGATAATCAAGAGGAACCTGACTTTTGGGTTGGGCTAGGGTATGACTTTATACGTTTTTCTTCAGCATTAAATATACATGAAGTTAATTGGCAAGCATCTCAGGTAAATAAAAGCATAGAGAAAGCTCAACAAATGGATTGGAGCATAGCTCCTATTTATTGGGAAAATGGGAAAGCTCAACAGAAGTTATTTCTTTTTTATCCAACATCTTCAGGGGGTAAGTTATTAAATACTAATTTATTTAAAAAGCGTCTTGATGCAATTAAAAAACGGCACTTAAAACGTGTTTCGGCTGCTGAAAGGGAGGTGTCTAAATAA
- a CDS encoding ABC transporter substrate-binding protein translates to MKKYVSLALILVISCCPLFANDKDTLNVFTWSEYIPSDVLADFTKETGIKVVVSTFESNEAMYAKLKLLGGKGYDIVMPSSYFIERLYKDNLLARLDKSKIIGLNNLAPESLGHSFDPHNDYSIPYMWGALGLLFNKKVVDPTVITSFNDLNRPEFKGRVLLSDDMRDTFGVALKVRGYSVNTTNPDEIKAGYEWLQQLKPEIRVFDITATKQAFIGEEVLAGISWNGDAFIAMKENPNLQFIFPKEGFILWIDNFSILNQSENKENAYAFINFLLRPEIAKRCVEEFFYTTPNIAGRKLLDPIYQENPIIFPNDGVMSKGELISNIGNAINIYTSYWEKLKMSH, encoded by the coding sequence ATGAAAAAATACGTTAGCTTAGCTCTAATTTTAGTAATATCTTGTTGTCCTCTTTTTGCTAATGATAAGGACACACTTAATGTGTTTACATGGTCTGAATATATTCCTTCAGATGTACTGGCTGATTTTACAAAAGAAACTGGTATTAAAGTGGTTGTGTCTACATTTGAGTCTAATGAAGCAATGTATGCAAAGCTAAAATTATTAGGTGGTAAAGGGTATGATATTGTTATGCCTTCAAGTTACTTTATAGAAAGATTATATAAAGATAACTTATTAGCACGTCTTGATAAATCAAAAATTATAGGGCTTAATAACCTTGCTCCTGAATCCCTTGGACATTCATTTGACCCCCATAATGACTATTCCATCCCTTATATGTGGGGTGCTTTAGGTTTATTGTTTAACAAAAAAGTTGTTGATCCTACAGTTATAACTAGCTTCAATGATTTAAATCGTCCTGAGTTTAAGGGAAGAGTTTTGCTATCTGACGATATGCGGGATACATTTGGTGTAGCACTTAAAGTAAGAGGGTATTCTGTTAATACGACAAATCCTGATGAAATCAAAGCAGGCTATGAATGGTTACAACAGTTAAAACCAGAAATTCGTGTGTTTGATATTACAGCAACAAAACAGGCATTTATTGGAGAAGAGGTATTAGCTGGTATAAGTTGGAATGGTGATGCATTTATAGCTATGAAAGAGAATCCTAACTTACAGTTTATTTTTCCAAAGGAAGGGTTTATTCTTTGGATTGATAATTTTTCAATTCTTAATCAATCTGAAAATAAAGAAAATGCATATGCATTTATTAATTTTTTACTTCGTCCAGAAATAGCCAAGCGATGTGTAGAAGAGTTTTTTTATACAACTCCTAATATAGCTGGTCGAAAACTTCTTGATCCTATTTATCAAGAAAATCCTATTATCTTTCCAAATGATGGTGTAATGTCAAAAGGAGAATTAATTAGTAATATTGGTAATGCAATTAATATTTATACTTCATATTGGGAAAAGTTAAAAATGAGCCATTGA
- a CDS encoding O-antigen ligase family protein, whose translation MKIFFCNWRGLESNSSRLRSVLFIFFSLSILLFPLGQALRVILPILCLPIIILLYIQDWNNSTLRILPFRWLFIIFIASFIIQLVTSEWLAASWASVKPNLLRGIVLAFVGMEVVRSEKDLRWLIIIFAVTFFYEGLDGVWQVLTGFDYIKHTAIMSGRLTGSLGTYRVGNYMAIIALPAFGIWTLLPMKNNRLRIVAVAVLLSPGLFLWLGSFTRIGYLALLGALYILWICIWTKFSLLKVIVPPMLLLVVLSMFGIARLSWETMLNDPRIELWIRAIEVGKEHLWLGTGSSTFILALQKQGIILQSVPSMDLGHPHNIYIQFFIDGGLIGFTSYILFFVIITLWTLFHIRRGVQKEIQGLFPGCYWQLLSFIWAGWVAYLITGFCGHDFYRTWWLSTAATLLGILIGGCQWGKKDSKKELDSVSLV comes from the coding sequence ATGAAAATATTTTTCTGTAATTGGCGGGGATTAGAATCTAATTCATCTAGACTTCGGTCAGTACTCTTTATTTTTTTTAGTTTGTCAATTTTATTATTTCCTCTTGGACAAGCATTAAGAGTTATTCTACCTATTCTTTGTTTACCTATAATTATTTTACTTTACATACAGGATTGGAATAACTCTACACTCCGTATATTACCCTTTCGCTGGCTATTTATTATTTTTATAGCAAGTTTTATAATACAACTAGTTACATCTGAGTGGTTAGCTGCAAGTTGGGCTTCAGTAAAACCAAATTTGTTAAGAGGGATTGTTTTAGCTTTTGTGGGAATGGAAGTTGTCCGTTCAGAGAAAGATTTGCGATGGCTTATTATTATTTTTGCGGTAACATTTTTTTATGAAGGGTTAGATGGTGTATGGCAGGTCTTAACAGGATTTGACTATATAAAGCATACAGCTATTATGTCAGGAAGGTTAACAGGTTCTTTAGGGACATATCGAGTAGGTAATTATATGGCAATAATAGCTCTACCTGCCTTTGGGATCTGGACTCTTCTTCCTATGAAAAATAATAGATTACGTATAGTTGCTGTAGCAGTATTGTTATCTCCAGGTTTATTTCTTTGGTTAGGTTCATTTACCCGTATAGGATATTTAGCCCTTTTAGGGGCTTTATATATTTTGTGGATTTGTATTTGGACAAAATTCTCATTATTAAAAGTTATTGTTCCTCCAATGTTATTGCTAGTAGTATTAAGTATGTTTGGAATTGCAAGATTAAGCTGGGAAACAATGCTTAATGATCCACGAATAGAGTTATGGATAAGAGCTATAGAGGTAGGAAAAGAGCATTTATGGCTTGGAACTGGTAGTAGTACTTTTATATTAGCTCTACAGAAACAGGGTATAATTTTACAGTCTGTCCCCTCTATGGATCTTGGTCATCCTCATAATATCTATATTCAATTTTTTATTGATGGGGGACTTATTGGATTTACTAGCTATATTTTATTTTTTGTTATTATAACTCTTTGGACATTGTTTCATATTCGAAGGGGTGTCCAAAAAGAAATACAAGGTTTATTCCCTGGATGTTATTGGCAGTTACTTTCATTTATTTGGGCTGGTTGGGTTGCATATTTAATTACAGGATTTTGTGGACATGATTTTTATCGAACATGGTGGCTATCTACTGCTGCCACATTGTTAGGAATTCTTATCGGAGGATGTCAGTGGGGCAAAAAAGATAGTAAAAAAGAGTTGGATAGTGTTTCCTTAGTTTGA
- a CDS encoding glycosyltransferase, translated as MRIAFINATKRWGGVKTWMLEFAKIFSKKGHHVYIYGRQEAFITSAQKEVGHGQLVSFGLDLNPKSILYFWREFRLHQIDIVIVNIEKDLSTAGIAAKLSGIPVIQRIGLPHDIPYRLKTRLIHTFINPSFLCPCEYIASGFKKSLSYIPPQQVKVIMNGRKATSEFLKVHSPLKFICTQQLEPNKCHSVLLEAFARVKGSFEFHIWGTGSEEKTLKQMASELGLTGQVFFHGFSDNIINKLEKGDIFLLASVSEGLPNTLIEAMSVGLLPIVRLVGGVDEVLTPELRDWVLPYEASSEDFQKVISMALSLSVDELTGLRESAREACRRFFDIDIQATKLEEWFYEVVNREV; from the coding sequence ATGCGTATTGCGTTTATCAACGCTACAAAGCGTTGGGGTGGTGTAAAAACATGGATGTTAGAATTTGCTAAAATTTTTTCTAAAAAAGGTCATCATGTTTATATTTATGGTCGTCAAGAAGCGTTTATTACAAGTGCACAAAAAGAAGTTGGCCACGGCCAACTAGTTTCATTTGGTTTAGATTTAAATCCTAAATCTATTTTGTATTTTTGGAGAGAGTTTCGATTACATCAAATTGATATTGTTATTGTTAATATAGAAAAAGATCTGTCCACAGCAGGCATTGCTGCAAAGCTTTCTGGTATTCCTGTAATACAACGGATTGGTTTACCACATGATATCCCTTATCGTTTAAAAACACGTCTTATCCATACATTTATTAACCCTTCATTTTTATGTCCATGTGAATATATTGCTTCTGGATTTAAAAAATCACTTTCTTATATACCTCCACAGCAGGTAAAAGTTATAATGAATGGTAGAAAGGCTACAAGTGAATTTTTAAAAGTACATAGTCCTCTTAAGTTTATTTGTACACAACAGTTAGAACCTAATAAGTGTCATTCTGTTTTATTAGAAGCTTTTGCAAGAGTTAAAGGAAGTTTTGAATTTCATATATGGGGCACAGGCTCTGAAGAGAAAACACTTAAGCAGATGGCTTCTGAGCTAGGATTAACTGGCCAAGTTTTTTTCCATGGATTTTCAGATAATATTATTAATAAGCTAGAAAAAGGAGATATTTTTTTGTTAGCTTCTGTTAGTGAGGGATTGCCAAATACTCTTATTGAAGCCATGTCTGTTGGATTATTACCTATTGTAAGATTGGTAGGTGGCGTAGATGAAGTTCTTACACCAGAACTTCGTGATTGGGTTTTACCTTATGAAGCAAGTTCAGAAGATTTTCAAAAGGTTATTTCTATGGCTCTTAGTCTTTCTGTAGATGAATTAACAGGCCTTCGAGAGAGTGCACGTGAAGCATGTAGACGTTTTTTTGATATAGATATACAAGCAACTAAACTTGAAGAGTGGTTTTATGAAGTTGTGAATAGAGAGGTATAG
- the potC gene encoding spermidine/putrescine ABC transporter permease PotC, which translates to MKRLGLIWLWIVYIFLYLPIIVVIGYSFNIAKYTSDWKGFTLQWYSQLMNNTPLIDAGINSLSVAALSASFSTFLGVLTALAIRRYRFPGRKILYGSIYVLTVSPDIVMGISLLIFFIFFHIPLGFLSLFIAHTTLSLPFVVLTVLTRLMEFDEQLVEAARDLGANESQAFRYVILPLIMPAIVAGWLLAFTLSMDDVLISFFVTGPTFEILPLKIYSMVRLGVKPEINALSAIMFCITVVFVFIAWLLLPKTRHTGN; encoded by the coding sequence ATGAAAAGATTAGGTCTTATATGGTTATGGATTGTTTATATCTTTTTATATTTGCCAATAATAGTTGTTATTGGCTACTCATTTAATATTGCTAAGTATACATCTGACTGGAAGGGATTTACATTACAATGGTATAGCCAACTTATGAATAATACTCCGTTGATAGATGCAGGGATTAACTCTTTAAGTGTAGCAGCATTGTCAGCTAGTTTTTCGACTTTTTTAGGTGTTCTTACAGCATTAGCTATAAGAAGGTATAGGTTTCCTGGTCGGAAAATTTTGTATGGTTCTATTTATGTTCTTACAGTATCACCAGATATCGTTATGGGTATATCTTTATTAATCTTTTTTATATTTTTTCATATCCCATTAGGTTTTCTTAGCCTTTTTATTGCTCATACTACTTTAAGCTTACCGTTTGTTGTTCTTACTGTTTTAACTAGATTAATGGAGTTTGATGAACAGCTTGTTGAGGCAGCTCGAGATCTTGGTGCAAATGAGTCTCAAGCCTTTCGCTATGTGATATTACCTCTTATAATGCCAGCTATTGTTGCAGGGTGGTTATTAGCGTTTACTTTATCTATGGATGATGTCTTAATTAGTTTTTTTGTCACTGGACCAACTTTTGAAATTTTACCTTTAAAAATTTATTCTATGGTACGCCTAGGAGTAAAGCCAGAAATCAATGCACTTTCAGCTATTATGTTTTGTATTACAGTCGTTTTTGTTTTTATTGCATGGCTGTTGCTTCCTAAGACTCGTCATACAGGAAACTAA
- a CDS encoding ABC transporter permease, producing the protein MKWLKGFQLVVIAPTVIWLGLFALLPNVGLLVVTFLTRGDQEFVIPVLTFSNYARLFEPSFLKILWDSIWLALMSTLFCLLVGYPFAYRNARSKAKIKPWLLLLIIIPFWTNSLIRTYALVLILKANGLLSTVLIWLGIINEPISFMYSDFAVFIGITYTFLPFMVLPLYTTIEKLDPRLLDAAKDLGAGGFRAFWHITLPLTLPGIVAGSMFVFLPSLGAFYIPEILGGSKDILVGTFIKNQFFVNRDWPLGAASSTILTILLFILLILHHITTQSFSIKNRAENDPRFRRPV; encoded by the coding sequence ATGAAATGGCTTAAAGGTTTTCAACTTGTTGTGATAGCACCAACTGTGATCTGGCTTGGTTTATTTGCTTTATTACCTAATGTTGGTCTTTTAGTTGTTACTTTTTTAACAAGAGGTGACCAAGAATTTGTTATTCCAGTATTAACCTTTTCTAATTATGCTAGACTGTTTGAACCTTCTTTTTTAAAAATTTTATGGGATTCTATTTGGTTAGCTCTTATGAGCACACTTTTTTGTTTATTGGTAGGATACCCATTTGCATATCGAAATGCTCGTTCAAAAGCAAAAATTAAACCATGGTTGCTTCTTCTCATTATTATCCCATTTTGGACTAACTCATTAATCCGTACTTATGCACTTGTTTTGATTCTTAAAGCAAATGGACTATTAAGTACTGTACTTATATGGTTAGGTATTATTAATGAACCTATATCATTTATGTATAGTGACTTTGCTGTTTTTATAGGTATTACTTATACGTTTTTACCATTTATGGTTCTTCCTTTATATACGACTATTGAAAAACTTGATCCACGTTTGTTAGATGCAGCAAAAGATTTGGGAGCAGGGGGATTTCGTGCTTTTTGGCATATAACGTTACCTCTTACCTTACCAGGTATTGTGGCTGGATCAATGTTTGTTTTTTTACCTTCTTTAGGCGCATTTTATATTCCTGAAATTTTAGGTGGCTCAAAAGATATCTTAGTAGGAACGTTTATTAAAAATCAATTTTTTGTAAATCGTGATTGGCCACTAGGTGCAGCCTCTAGTACTATTCTAACAATTTTGCTATTTATTTTACTTATACTTCACCATATTACAACACAGTCTTTCTCTATAAAAAATAGAGCTGAAAATGATCCACGATTTAGGAGGCCTGTCTAA
- a CDS encoding NAD(P)H-dependent glycerol-3-phosphate dehydrogenase translates to MSNPQSIVVLGGGSWGTAVAHLLATGGHKVHLVLRSQKLADYINMHHENNIYLPGFSIHPAIHAVTGKISFLTKEPAHVLAKATIVILSVPCQSLRPVLQELEPLLTKNCILVNTAKGIEVETLKTVEQMILDEMAHRVSHYAVLSGPSFAEEVMCEKPTAVVLACRNEQLGEHLREIFSTPWFRTYSSTDVTGVELGGATKNVIAIAAGVSDGLGFGINTRVALMTRGLAETTRLGKALGASPLTFSGLSGLGDLFLTCSGELSRNRQVGLRLGKGELLKNITNSMNMIAEGIKTTYAVNTLASKLNVDMPITKAVYNVLEGVISPHEAVQKLLCRQLRNESLDETQPIWTDIP, encoded by the coding sequence ATGTCTAACCCACAATCTATTGTCGTTCTTGGAGGAGGAAGCTGGGGTACAGCTGTAGCTCATCTATTAGCCACAGGAGGACATAAAGTACATTTAGTATTACGTAGTCAAAAGTTAGCTGACTATATCAATATGCACCATGAGAATAATATATACCTTCCTGGATTCTCTATTCACCCTGCAATCCACGCTGTAACAGGGAAAATTAGCTTTCTTACTAAAGAACCCGCTCATGTGTTAGCAAAAGCAACAATTGTAATTCTTTCTGTCCCCTGTCAATCTTTACGGCCTGTATTACAAGAACTTGAACCACTTTTGACAAAAAATTGTATACTTGTGAATACAGCAAAAGGGATTGAAGTAGAAACATTAAAAACAGTTGAACAAATGATATTAGATGAAATGGCTCATCGTGTTTCTCACTATGCTGTACTTTCAGGACCTTCTTTTGCAGAAGAAGTTATGTGTGAAAAACCTACAGCTGTCGTCCTTGCATGTCGCAATGAACAACTGGGTGAACATCTACGAGAAATTTTCTCTACTCCATGGTTTAGAACATATTCAAGTACAGATGTTACAGGTGTAGAACTTGGTGGGGCAACTAAAAACGTAATTGCAATAGCAGCAGGAGTCTCTGATGGTCTAGGTTTTGGTATTAATACTAGAGTAGCCTTAATGACTCGTGGTCTTGCAGAGACAACTCGCCTGGGGAAAGCTCTTGGAGCTTCACCACTTACATTTTCAGGATTATCAGGGCTTGGAGATTTATTTCTAACTTGCTCAGGGGAGCTGTCTAGAAATAGGCAAGTTGGATTACGTCTTGGGAAAGGAGAACTTTTAAAAAATATAACAAACTCAATGAATATGATTGCTGAAGGTATCAAAACAACTTATGCTGTTAATACTCTTGCCAGTAAGCTGAACGTTGATATGCCTATAACAAAAGCTGTATATAATGTTCTTGAAGGAGTTATATCTCCTCATGAAGCCGTACAAAAACTTTTATGTAGACAGTTAAGAAATGAAAGCCTTGACGAAACTCAACCTATATGGACAGATATTCCTTAG